The Carnobacterium sp. 17-4 genome has a window encoding:
- a CDS encoding DUF378 domain-containing protein → MKALDSIALALLIVGGLNWLLVGLFEFDLVATIFGGQTSLLSKIVYIIVGLCALYSLKFFPLLTSNHKDRH, encoded by the coding sequence ATGAAAGCATTGGATAGTATTGCGTTAGCACTACTAATTGTTGGCGGTTTAAACTGGCTATTGGTTGGACTATTTGAATTTGATCTCGTTGCTACAATTTTTGGCGGACAAACATCATTGTTATCTAAAATTGTTTATATCATCGTTGGTTTATGTGCATTGTATTCCTTAAAATTCTTCCCTTTATTAACTTCAAACCACAAAGATAGACACTAA